tttaaatgcactaCTTTTTcccagctttttatttttttgtatttttgcccATCCCAATTCCGTATCCGCAGTCGCACATGTGCATGCCAGGGTTTGGACCCAGAAACCTGCGGAGCTTCGTTTTCCTTTGGCTGCTCCTGGAGCATGTACTTCAATGGCTGCAAGTTTGCCCGGAGCAAAGTGCCTCGCAAGTTCCGCCTAGTTGGAGACTACCCACAGGAGGTAAAGGAGTGTGTGTTGATATGCACCAACAGTGAGACAGCAAAAGTGTTAGGCTTTACCTAATTTTCCTTGTGCTTCTCTGTCTATCATagacacattttcacaaacCTGTGCTTTCTAGTGGCTTTTGTTGAATGTAACATAACACATGGGTTGAACATTTCAAAGCGGCAGATATTCACCACAAACACTCAAATCTTGTTGTCAGGATGAGAAGATTGAGAGCAACCTTCAAGCTCTTGCCACAGACCTTGCACCACTCTATAAGAAACTGGCTCCTGAGGCTTTCCAAAACCAGGTATGAAATGGTTTgaattctgctgtgtgtgtgttaccggGCGGAAAGTACAATCATACAATTCTCATTCCTCAGGTGGAAAATGAGGCATCTGGTGGGGATTGCCGACTTGGCTGGAAGGAGGGACGTCCTTTTTCCGGTGTCACAGCCTGCGTGGATTTCTGTGCTCATGCTCACAAGGACACTAGCAACATGAATAATGGCAGCACTGTGGTAAGCAAGCTATGAGTGTTACACCATCATTTTCATTTGATATGGTCTGAATGCAGGCTTAAAATATTTCAAAGACAGTTGGTAGTAGATGCAACTTGATTATTGTCTCGCTCCATGTTGTCTCTCAGGTTTGCACTTTAACCAAAGAAGATAACCGTGCAGTGCGTAACATACCAGAAGATGAGCAGCTTCATGTGCTGCCACTTTACAAGATCTCTGAAAAGGATGAGTTTGGTCAGGCTGAGGGGCAGTGGGCCAAGATCCAAAGTGGTGCTCTGCAAGTACTGTCTTCCTTCCCACGAGAGGTTAGTGTACAGGGAATGTTGCTATTGTTGATTATTAGTAAGTTTTTGTCTTATTATTAATGTGTATGATGTTGTGAATCATTCATTCTGGTGTGCATCAGGTGCGTCTACTAGCAGAACCAGTGAAATCTGCCCGTAAGATAAGGCAAGAAGCACGTCTGAGGGCTCAAGCAGAAAGGCTGGAGAAGAAGCTCGGGCTGACTCCTCTCACCCCTGGGAAAATGAAAGTTGAAACCCCCAACAAAGGTAAGTCTCTTCCTGCTTTATAAGCATAGCACTGCAGAAATGAGTCTTACAAGCGCAAATGTTCGAATTTTAGCTTTTGTATGAGCATCAttgatatgtcaaagattaagTTTGTGGCTTAAAGGATGTTTATGTTGTATGCTTTGACACAAATAATACTAAAAAGGGATTATTTTCTATTGTAAAAAGGTGCTTCTTAACAAGATGCTAAATAAGACTACAGAGGTTGTTAGGAACAACAAATGTTGCTGAACTAGTCAACGTGATTGAGAGCTTGATGTCTAGCTATTGTAATTTAACATAAGAAATCATAAAAGATGTTTATCATTCATGAAGATAAACATGTAAGTAAAAGAGCTAATTTAACGCAGTAGTCAAGGTAGTCAAGTCCTTGTGGCTCTCTGCTGAAGTCAAATGATCACCTTTTGACAGTAGAATAACTTAGTTTCTTTGTCTGAACAATAGAGCCACATGCCTGCTACAGCTCTTATAGAGTACCACCCAGACCAGCCAGCGTCGGAAGGTATCAATCCAGCACTTACAGCCAGACTACCAGCAGCAGCCACCCCAGCCCGGGTACGGGGGTCACCTCACAGAGGGAGGTCATCTCCCCCAGCCACAATGGCCTCCAGTTTGGACAAAATGGCTCAGCTCTTAATTATAAGAcaatgagtgacacagtgaaTGGTTATTCTTCGGCCCCGGGCGACCAGAGTGTACCACCACAAAACACCCTTACTGAGTACCCCAGTCCTTTCAAAACTGAGCCCAACGAGGTGCACTGTTCTCCTCTGCACAGACCCTCCCCCAGTGGGagtgctcctcctctctcctccttctcccccagACCTACCTCTGAGGGCCTCTTCAGCAGGCTCAATGGacttcacagagctgcagaagatGTCAGGGGCCATGGCCTCCCTGCAGCCTCACCTCTACCCCTCCCTGTACAAACTCCACCACTTCAACCACAGGAAGTCAAGCAGGAAGAGGTGTGGTCAGACAGCGAGCACAACTTCTTGGACCATGACATAGGTGGAGTCGCTGTGGCACCGTCACACGGCTCCATCCTGATTGAGTGTGCAAGACGGGAGCTCCATGCCACCACCCCCATCCTCAAGCCAAACCGCAGCCACCCCACCCGTATCTCTTTAGTCTTCTACCAGCACAAATCCTTAAATGAGCCCGGCCACGGGATGGCAATGTGGGATGCAAAAATGGCCAAGAGGGAACGGGATcgggaggaggaggctgagagaGTAAGGATGGAGGGCAGCCCGAGCAAAAGTGTGGGTAAGAACGGCAAAGGTGCTCGAAGGGCAGGAGAAGAGGGaacagctgaggaggaagaggagttggGAGAGACCGGGAGGATTACGAATGTCCCCACGCGTCAGGCATACACTCTCCCGCTTGACGGTGTCATCACCGTGTCCCCTTATGCTCTTACCCAAGTGACAGGCCCTTATAATCGCTGGACTTAGTCAGCAAGttttacacagacagaaaactCCCACACCCTGTGCCTCTGCCTTACCTCAATCAACTTCAAACTGCTACTctcatttttatgttgttttcattGTGCTTTTCTAATATCTGTTCACTttgtccttcttcatctctgcctTCACAGCGATGAGGAAGACCAAAGTCTGTCGGCTTTTTAACTGTGAGTTTTGGTGTTGGTTTTTATTGTAAAGAGATGGTGCTTTGAAGCATTAAaacgttttttttaaactggttTTATATACACGattaagaacaaaaaaaagatgtgattaTTTATTCTGATCATAGCGATTTCTATTTAATTTCCGGTGTAAGCCTGTTTACTGCAAGATTTCTATGATAACCTGCATTATGTGTCGACGCTCAGAATTTATGTTGTACAGTAGGACTATACATTTTTCAGCCAATAGTTCTGTTGGCTTTTTACAATGGTGCCATTCTCACTGTAATCCTCGTTTAGCAAACTCATTACTTCACCTAACGTAGGCAACTAATATTGTGCATACAGTATATTTACTACGGATTGTCTCATGTAGCATTGTGCTTTtccttctgctgcctctgacttGTGTCGGCGGTTGGTGAAAGATACGTACAtatttggtttgttgttttgttttccctaCATCTGGATGGTTTGTCTTTTATTCACAGATGTTTATGGCATATTAACaagcactttttttattttcttaacttGAAAAAGATCCCAGTCCACAGACTTAAATATGTATGTACAGacagagatatatatatataacagtcTAGCATGAACCCTGTTTTTTACAGTATTGCTTTTGGTTTATTTGATTAAAAAGTGGCATATCTAATGACGTTTAAAACGAATAAAAATGAGAAATCATGATAATGCTGCATTAGTCCGGTGCACGTCACCATTGAGACTTCTGGAATAGGAATTCAAAAGTCTTTCATAGTGAAGAATTGTGATCATATAAGAACTCAAAACACTCACTGTATATGTTTAATGGTGCTAATGAGACCACAAAGTGTCACATATGTCAACGCAATATTATTTGAcagcagcttttgtttgttcATACTCTGGATCTGAATACGGACTGGTGTTAGCCACTGCTATTTAATAATCGGACATTATTATTCTGCTTCctcctttctctgtgtttgtttttgtaatgaaaCCACTCAAACGTCAGATCCCACTCAGACTTGCCTGAGATGACTTCAGGTGCTCGGCCCATGTAAAGACTTTACAGTTTACAGATAGAGTTTTTACAGGGTCTGAATAAAGGAGGTTGGTGGCAACCCCTGGTGAATCAGGATTACTTTGATTTTGATTTCATTTTGACAAGACATCAATTAATCTTTAGCATAACCCATGGAGACATGTATCTGATATTCACACTAACACAGATGGCAGAACATTTCCTGTAGAAGCATCTTTTTACACAACTCTTGGTGCTAATAGGACAAAACATCAAGGTACAGACTTGGTtatggtgctttttttttacatttctcatACATCTGGTGTATGATTCAGTATAATGATAAatccatcatttttccagaCAACACACTGAGATGCTTTTATTACAGAGGTCCATCTAGAGTTCAGATGTCTTCCACAAATCACAActtacatgcaaaaacaaatgaatgtaATAAATGGACTGTTTCTGGACTTCATGTGACTAAAATACAGTCGTAAATGttccttttattttaatttgtatCAGTGAGGAACTAACAACGAGCaccagcatttaaaaaaacagaaaaagtacTTTTCTTAGTGGAAAGaactgtgtaaatatgtatgtgAACCACATTGTTTTTACTGTATTGTTAATGGTGTTTAGACAATGGGTGATCTTGCTTATTTTGAAACTGAATTACTGTACGTTGCTGAAAGTATATCCAGTTTAGACTTGAGAAGAGACTAAATTTAGCATTCCTTTTATGGATGGCTGATCTCTTTCGGGATTGTGAAATAAAGTCATATTTATATTTTGGACCTTATCATCTTTTTCTTGTATTATTTTCCTTTCCCACAGAGGCTGCATGACACTGACTCACGGATGTTGAATTTCAGTGTAGTAGGTTAGACTTTGTCCTTCAGATGCCTGGTAGAGGACTTACTTTGTGTAATTCACctcctttgtgttgttttctgagGCTGCAGGTAAATCATTTCCCATTGACTCATGACGATAGGTAACACACATGTCTTTAAGGCAGATCAGGCCCAAATTCTGAAAGTTTAAAATTGGATTTACTATCCCATCTCCCTCTGGTCTTTACTTTGAAAGGTTGTTAATTTAGGTCATGTGGAGAAACACAAAAGTCATAGTAGCAGATAGGGAAAGGAGAAGTCACATGCCTAGTGTCACAGACTGCACTGTTGATCCATGTTCTAGGGTCCACTGATATGGAGAAGAATCCTCCTGAAAGAAGAACCACTACCACTGCAGCTTAAGCATATCCATCTATAGTTTCCATGCTGATGTCTGTGCTTGTCCCACTTTGTTATGACAGCTGTGCATAAATTGCAATGAATCTGAGATCACTTACATTTCTCCTGATTGAATCGAGGTATACATTCTGTGGTTTGGGGAGCTATGTTCATTCAGTTTATAGAAGGTGTAATGCTGCATTAATCAGTGTTTTCCAAATTTTGATGACAAGAGTATAATCATTTAACAACCATACTGAGTCAGATTTATATTTAACTCGTCATCGTTCGTTCAATTAATCATACAAAAAATACAACTCATAACGCCAAACACGTTCTTAGTAAATGCGTCCCTTTCTTGGAGGAACCCTGCTAGATTTTTCAGGCAAGCCCTCAAACTGGACTGTGGAGGCTTCCGTAGGTGTGTGAGGGGTTTGGAGTGACGCAGAAGCGCCGAACGAGCAGATCATTTCTATAGTCAAGATGGCGACATCGGAGCCGGTAAGAGAGACGAGATATATCTGTAAATTTCGACTAACATGCATGGAAGGATTAGCTACATGATCATTTCATCTACTAGTTTTATTGAATATCATTTCTTCTTTGAAATGACATTACTGTTTGGGCAAAATTATTTGGTCTCAGCCCACAGATGGTCGCGTGAATTAGCTTTAGCGTGCACAGCAATGTGATGGATATAAGGCATTGCCTGACTTTGTTGGCAGGGAGGGACTGGCTGGCTGGACGTCGCTCATTCAAACTCCTCTCACTGATCGGTTTTGACCTTCTTCGATATTAGAGCCAATATCTCTTAATGCTTTAATCATCCAATAATACATTTCAGTGTTTCTAGTATTATTTTATTGATTCATTTCTTTGTCAATCTGGGCACGTGTGTATCTAGCTTACAGCTAGCCTAGCTTCTCTGCTAAAACTAACGCTAGCAAACGTTGACTGTACAGTTAGCTAGTTAGTTCAGTTTTACATTATGTATTTTTCTATAAAACCCAATGTTGCAACAGATTTCTGTGAGCTGAGGCGAGTAACGGCCGAAAATGTTGGCGTAGTAGAGCTCGACACATTGCCACATCTTAGTAATAGTTATCTATGAAACGTAGGTGGTAACCATTAGCATAAAATAAATGGCATGAAAGTCTTTATTATGACGTGGATATGACTGACTAGTCAAATGCATTCTTTTGcctttaatttattttctctAGGTTTGAGAAGTTTAGAAACAAATATGGTGGAGACTCAATTCTATAACCATGTAACATTACTAAATCATttatacatgtattacttgctTAAGGCCTGTGGTAACTGCCATAATGTTGCTACTTAATGCACTTGCAGATATAAAAGTGACATAGATATTGTAAGTGTTGATGTACTTGTATTTAAATGAGGTATATGATGTGCCCTTTCTCCACAGAAAGCAGCTGAACCTGAAGATCAACAGACTGAAAGTCAAGTTGTTGCAAATCCTGAGCAGTACATCAAACATCCTTTGCAAAACAGGTGACGAAAGCTGTTTTCTTTAACTGAATACTGCAGCCAAAAAAAATAGGTCACATTTTGTAACTAGTACAGCTAATTAAGTGTGCAAATTTCAGCTCATGGTACAAAGAAGTATAAGTGTTTGTTGCAGTTGCTGCCTAACAAAAATCCAGAGTCTAATACTGCATCCTGTTCTTTTGGGAAATCACTCTCAGGTTTACCATGTTCTCGTCAGATAACCAAGATGCTGTCTTGATTAACACCAGTTGATGACAAATTTAGTACTTTAGTAATAAACCATGAGGTTGCTCTGGCCTTTCAACTCTAAAATCCTAATTATTGTGGACAATCCAGTTGACAATTTTAGCTTGAAATTTCTGTTTCTCAGTTGGAATGGAACACATCATGAGGTTTAACGCACACAAAAGTTACAAGAAAGTGAACCCTTTAAACACAAAGAGGCTAAAAGGCAGCACTACtaaatgtttgtctgtttaGCATATTACATGTGGTATGTTAGCTAAACAGTGCACTAAAAATTTCATCTTGCCCTGTTTAGGACACATGACTCTTGATCTTTGCCTAGTCCTCACAATGTGTGGGTGATAAATATAATATCTTTAGCATAACGTGTTTGGGAACCTTACTTGTTAAAATGGGTTGTATCCTCTGGTgtacatttgcattttttgtgctatacaaaacaatattctaaacAATGTACAGGTAAATGATATGATTTAGGAAGAGGTGAATTCTGCTTCCTGCTCTCCACGTTAGTGTTGCAGTTGTTGTTCACTATTGTCCTTTTTGAAATGTTATCATAGTTCTATGGTTCTGACGACCTATTCAGGAGCATTGTACAGTTGGTGTGGGAAATGCTGAGTAGTTCTCTTAGTAAGTCACTTCTAGGCCATTCTGCTTGTTCAGCACAGCCTCAGAGGTCAAGGTTGTCCACATCTGCTTGCCTGGCCCACGTTATCCTGGTTTTAGATTTTAGAATCTTTagattacattttttatttaaacataacgctcctgctttgtgttcaaTGTAACAGTTGGGCCAAGTGTTGTGACTCCTGTCACGCTTCAGTGGCTTGCTCTGTTTTTCAGTCCTAGTCTGTCATACTGTGTTAAATCCGTTATCTAATATTTTGTGCCACTGTCAGAAAGCCCTgctgtagcagttagcatgtgcgTTTGTGCTGAATCGCTAAACATGCTGTAGATTCAACTACTCTTAATTTAGTTCTTACTGTTGTCTGTGGAGGTAAACTTGTAGGTGTTGATCGCTTTCAAGATTCAAAGTCATGCAAAATCATTTTCATAAGACAGCTGCCTGAAACTAGCAAAGACACATTTGGTGCCTGAGAACATGTAACCTGGTGGGAAAAGATAAATCTGTTGTGATAAATAAGCTACAAAAAGTGTTTTCTGTATTTAAgagataaaaatgaatgaagggGTTGCAAGAGTCTACTTCTGGAAAGAATGTCAGAAGCATTGAGTGGAAAAAAGGTTTTTGGGCTAGTTATTTAAGGCTAGATATTtctaaaattatttttaaaaaaatgtgttaatgaACAGAAAGACATATTGAGACACACTGTCCTATAAGTATGTGTCATATTATTGAATAAGGGGTTGGTCCTCATAGCAATCCACATCTATAAAACAAGTTACCTGGATTAGGATTTAAAAGCCTTTCGATTTCCATATTAATCTGACAGAAATTATTCATATGTCAGGAGCTCAATCATTCCACCATTACTGTGACATGCTGGCCACTGTATTTGTTGACATGTTATGACTAGGCATGAAGTCATGCGTTTTGACTCTTGTGGACTCAACAGAGGGACCGTGTCTGTGTGCAATCTCATCTCCCTATCAGCTGTGTAATAGTGTGTATTGTGGAGTTGCCACATGGCACAAATACCATCTGGTCCTCTGATTTGTCTTTCTCCGTTCTGTGTTTATGGCATATGGGTGGGGTTGAGGTTCCAGTTGTATGCAGTGGGGGCCACAGGGTTCAGCTGATGTCCTCTCACTGCCCTCATCCCTCTCCAGCTTGCCCCACCCCTCCTGGGAATAGATGAAAGAATAACAGCACCCATTGTAAACAAAGGCTGCGTTTGTAGTGCTGATGATGGCTGGCTCTCTGTTCTTTTTCATTGACACATGTATGCTTTTGTAACTACCTTTTGTGAAACAGGGGCATACATCTGTTATTAGGACAAGGTAATATATTTATTAAGATTACAACATTCCATTAAAACCTTCTAGATGTTTCTTCATTTTGTTGAGAATGTTCAAAATAGtaagaaactgttttttaagaGACAGACATGTAATAACACATCACTACACTTCAGCCATTCAGTCATTTActtgttgtcttgttttgaTTCTTGTCCTCTCCGCACTCAGATGGGCCCTGTGGTATTTCAAAAATGACAAGAGCAAAAGCTGGACAGAAAACTTGCGTCTCATTTCCAAGTTTGACACAGTGGAAGACTTTTGGGCGTAAGTTTCTTTATTATTGATGTAATATGGTTGCGTTTCTGTCATTACATAGaagtacatgtgttttttttctttctaaaacacattaaaacaaaggatttgatttttctgtttctcacaGATTATACAACCATATACAGCAACCAAGCAAACTTGGCTTTGGCTGCGATTATTGCTTATTTAAGGTAAGCCTTTTTTGCACTGTAAATCAAATTTGAACCCAATAATGTGGTTTTTAATAGCGTGTTTAATAATGTTTTGACTTTGTGTCCCAGGATGGGATCAAGCCCATGTGGGAGGATGACAGGAACAAGCTAGGGGGTCGATGGCTGATGACTCTCAAtaaacaacagagacacaatgaCCTTGACCGCTACTGGATGGAGACGGTAAGACATCTGAATCAGCACTGTTGTATGCTTCTCTTGATGGCTTTATTGATGTGTTTTGTGCTTTTGGCAGCTCTTGTGTTTAGTTGGTGAGTCATTCGATGAGGCAAGCGAGGatgtgtgtggagctgtggtCAACGTCAGACCTAA
This Parambassis ranga chromosome 15, fParRan2.1, whole genome shotgun sequence DNA region includes the following protein-coding sequences:
- the eif4e1c gene encoding eukaryotic translation initiation factor 4E family member 1c gives rise to the protein MATSEPKAAEPEDQQTESQVVANPEQYIKHPLQNRWALWYFKNDKSKSWTENLRLISKFDTVEDFWALYNHIQQPSKLGFGCDYCLFKDGIKPMWEDDRNKLGGRWLMTLNKQQRHNDLDRYWMETLLCLVGESFDEASEDVCGAVVNVRPKGDKIAIWTSNCQNRDAIMTIGQLYKERLNLPMKAIIGYQSHDDTSSKSGSTTKNMYSV